The proteins below are encoded in one region of Deferribacterota bacterium:
- a CDS encoding elongation factor G encodes AEYKKEDIPKEYRKSYEEFRTKLVETICEAEDSLLEKYLEGEDISKQELISGIREGTISKKFVPVLCGSATKNIGAKLLLNAIIDYLPSPLEREYKEGKDLKSGENILIDPKDKNFSAFAFKTFIDPYSGKLTLFRVYSGQLESDSEIYNPNKGVTEKITQLQLMQGKNYIKTAKVFAGQIAMTSKLKNTETFDTLCDKNKLVIFSPPEISEPVITFSLKPKSKEDEDKVSSALHKLIDEDKGIRISRDEQSGDILISGMGQLHIEAVLEKMNKKFNVSVTLQTPKVPYKETIKINAKGQGKYKKQSGGRGQYGDVWIELEPLERGKGFEFVDKIFGGAIPKNFIPSVEKGIVEAAKLGVVAGFPMVDFRAILYDGSYHSVDSSDIAFQIAASMAFKNVAARANPVILEPIMKIEVFVPEECVGSVIGDLNSRRGRIENVEPHKDGAHIKGKVPMAEVLKYAPDLRSMTGGRGYFTMELSHYEEVPPSIAEKIIEEAKNKEKISK; translated from the coding sequence GCTGAGTACAAGAAAGAGGATATACCAAAGGAATATAGGAAGAGTTATGAGGAATTTAGGACAAAGCTTGTTGAAACAATTTGTGAGGCAGAGGATAGTCTTTTAGAGAAGTATCTAGAAGGTGAGGATATAAGTAAACAAGAGCTAATTAGTGGCATTAGGGAAGGAACAATAAGCAAGAAATTTGTTCCTGTTTTGTGTGGTTCGGCAACTAAGAATATTGGTGCCAAACTTTTATTAAATGCTATTATTGATTACTTGCCTTCACCATTAGAGAGGGAATATAAAGAGGGGAAAGATTTAAAAAGTGGTGAAAATATTTTAATTGACCCTAAAGATAAAAATTTTAGTGCCTTTGCATTTAAAACCTTTATTGATCCATATTCGGGAAAATTAACACTATTTAGGGTTTATTCTGGTCAATTGGAGAGTGATAGTGAGATATACAATCCCAATAAGGGTGTAACTGAGAAGATAACACAATTACAATTAATGCAGGGCAAAAATTATATAAAGACTGCTAAAGTTTTTGCAGGCCAGATTGCAATGACTAGTAAACTGAAAAATACTGAAACCTTTGATACCCTTTGTGATAAAAATAAACTAGTTATATTTAGTCCTCCTGAGATTTCTGAGCCTGTTATAACTTTTTCGCTAAAACCAAAGTCAAAGGAAGATGAAGACAAGGTGAGCAGTGCTTTACATAAGCTAATCGATGAAGATAAAGGAATTAGAATATCTAGAGATGAACAATCAGGTGATATTTTAATAAGTGGAATGGGACAATTGCATATTGAGGCAGTTTTAGAAAAAATGAATAAGAAATTTAATGTAAGCGTTACTTTACAGACGCCAAAAGTACCCTATAAAGAGACAATTAAAATAAACGCAAAAGGACAAGGTAAATATAAAAAGCAGTCAGGTGGACGTGGTCAATATGGTGATGTGTGGATAGAATTAGAGCCTTTAGAAAGAGGAAAAGGTTTTGAGTTTGTAGATAAAATATTTGGTGGTGCCATACCAAAAAATTTTATTCCCTCAGTAGAGAAAGGTATAGTTGAAGCTGCAAAATTAGGTGTTGTCGCAGGATTTCCTATGGTTGATTTTAGGGCTATTCTTTATGATGGTAGTTATCACTCAGTTGATTCCTCTGATATTGCATTCCAGATTGCCGCTTCAATGGCGTTTAAAAATGTTGCAGCCCGTGCTAATCCAGTGATTTTAGAGCCTATAATGAAAATAGAGGTATTTGTGCCAGAGGAATGTGTTGGCTCAGTTATTGGTGATTTAAACTCAAGAAGAGGTAGAATTGAAAATGTTGAACCCCATAAGGATGGTGCGCATATAAAAGGGAAGGTACCTATGGCCGAGGTTTTAAAATATGCACCTGATTTAAGAAGCATGACAGGAGGGAGGGGTTATTTTACAATGGAATTAAGCCATTATGAAGAAGTACCCCCTTCTATTGCTGAGAAGATAATTGAAGAGGCAAAGAATAAAGAAAAAATTAGTAAATGA